A segment of the uncultured Desulfobulbus sp. genome:
TTCGTGAACAGGGGGCAGCTGCGGTGGAAGGGCTGGTCGCCTCGGCCCGTCCCTTGGCCGAGTTTTCCTTTGACACCCTGGTGGGTGAGCATGGGCTGACATTAAGCGGCAAGAACCGCATCGTGGGCGAATTGCAGCTGCTGCTGAAAGATGCCGCAGATCTTGAACAGCGGGAGCTGATGATTGCCCATTTCAGCGAGAAGCTGGGCGTTTCTCCCGGTTATTTCCGAGGGCAATCCGCACGGATGGTCCAGCATCCTGTGACGGAGGGCAAACCGACGGCGGTGGTGAGCAGGCCCCTGGCCACCCGCGACAAACAGTTGCTTGATTTTTTGATTCTCCATCCGGAGCATTACCAGCAGCTGCAGGATGCCGGTATGGGGGAGGTAGTGACTCACCCCCTGGCCCAGGAGGTTTTTGCTCACATCGCAGGGGCGGCGCAAAGCAGCGTCTGTCAACCCGAGGATTTGCTGATGAGGATCGAACACGAGGGGGTGCAGAATTACATCGTTGAACTGTTGACCGCTCTTCCTCCCCCCCCCGAGGGGGAAGATGGAGAATCGGATCAACTGATGGTTAAGGAACTGCTCTGCTGGTTGCGCATCGAGCGGCAACGCAGGGATGGAGCGCATCTGCAGCAGCGCATTGCCGAAGCGGAGCGGGGAGGGGATCTTGGGCTTTTGATGGAATTGCTTCGGGAAAAACAGGTTCTGGAAAGAAAAAGACAAAGTTTTTAGTTTAACTGCTTGAAAAAAGATTGGAATCGGATAGATTCAAAAAATTGTATTTTGTGGGAGGGGGAAACATTGCGTCAGACTGTCGGCCGATGGAGCTTTCCGGAGTGGTCATCCCTGTATCCGTGGAAATTGGTTCATATTTTTCACCTGATTGGGCGAGATGGTTGCAGGGCTGTGCCAGATGCCGCCGGTTTAAAATTTTTGACAGCATGTTGAGGAGGGAAGATGGGCTCGGAACATGAATTTGTAGAAGACGATTTGGAACAAGAGGTGTGTGCCAGTCCCACTCGATCCAGTTGGAATCGCGAAGCCACTGAAGGCGAAGACGATTGGGCCGTTCGCAACGGGATTGAACGTCGCTCCCCTCTGGACCGCCGTATCGGGGATGATCGCCGAACGACTGATCGCCGGGGGTTGGGCAGTAGTATCGATCCGATGAATATCTATCTCCGCGAGATGGGGAACCAGCGCCTGCTCAGTCATGAGGAGGAGATTGAACTGGCCCGGATGATCGAGGAAGGCGAGACCCGGATTCAGTCGGCGGTCCTTCGCCTGACATTGGGCATCACCGCCCTCAACGACCTGGCCGAGAGTCTGTTGCGCGGCAACCTGCGGATCAACTCCGTTATCCGCGGTCTCTCCGATAATGATGACAAGGAGTTGAAAGAGGTCCGCGATGCCTTTCTCGACCAGGTGGAAAAGGCCAACGAGCTCGACGCAAAGCGTCGCGAGCTTTTTCTCCTGCTGAAGAAAAGCGGCGATGACCGTGTCCGCCAGACAGAACTGGTTACCGAGATTCTTGCGGTGGGCGATGCCATCTCCCGTCTGTTTCTCGACTACCGGATGTGTTCCAAGGGTATTCTTTCCGTGGCCGATGCGGTCAAGGAGTTGGCCCAGAAATTCAATAAGGTACGGGTTGTTGCCCGCCAGCAGGCGTTGCTCGATGCGGCCCGCCGCCATCAGCAGAATGGGGCGGAGAGCGAGATCAATCCCGTGGAGATCGAACGGAGAGTCACTCTGGAACTAGCTGAAACTATAGGCCTTTCTTGGCCCGCCTTTATTGAGGTCCAGGAGGAGATCGAAATCGGCCGGGAGATGGCCAAGCAGGCCAAGGAGACCCTGGTCCGCGCCAACCTCCGCCTGGTGATCTCCGTCTCGAAAAAATTCATGAATCGCGGCATGCAGCTCCCCGATCTGATTCAGGAGGGCAATATCGGCCTGATGAAGGCGGTGGAAAAATACGACTACAAGCGCGGTTACAAGTTTTCCACCTATGCCACCTGGTGGATCCGCCAGGCGGTCACCCGCGGCATCGCCGACCAGGGGCGGACGATCAGGCTGCCGGTGCATATGATTGAAACCATCAATCGCATGCTCCGTTTTTCAAAAGACTTCCAACGGCTGGAGAGCCGTGAACCCACCCCGGAAGAGATGGCCAAACAGCTTGGCACCGACGTGGAGAAGGTGCAGGTGGCCTTGAAAACGGCCAAGGATGCGATTTCTCTGGACGCGCCGGTCAACGATGAAGAGGATACCCTGCTCAGCGATTTTATCGAGGACCATGCCCACCCCGATCCCCAGGATAATTCGATCACCGAGAGCCTCAAGCGTTGCCTGTGCAAGGTCATGGGCAGTCTGACCCCTCGTGAGGAAAAGGTGCTGCGCATGCGCTACGGGATCGAGATCGGCTGTGATCACACCCTGGAGGAGGTCGGACAGTGCTTCTCAGTCACCAGGGAGCGCATCCGCCAGATCGAGGCCCAGGCCTTGAAAAAACTGCGTCATCCTGCGCGAAGCCAGGATTTGCAGAGTTTTATTCAGGACTAGGGCGCCTTGCCGGTTCATCCGGAAGCGGTTCACTGGCTCGCCCTTTCTCTGCTGCCCGGACTCGGCTCCACCCTTGTGCACCGGTTGGTCGAGCACTGCGGCAGTGCTTCGCTGGTGGCGCGGCGGCAGTGGGGCACTTTACCACTGCCTGCCGGTATCGGCCCCAGGCTGCAGGCGCTCCTGGTCGATCCAAACCAGCTCAGGGATGCGTACCATCGGGCGGATGAGGCGTTGCGGCGGCTCCAGCATGCCGGCTGTACTCTGCTCTGTCCGGAGAGCCCGGAGTTTCCTTCCAGCCTGCGCACCATTCCCGATCCTCCTGCGGTCCTCTATTGCCGGGGCGATCTTTCCCTGCTTTCCTCTGCGGCTGTTGCCCTGATCGGCTCGCGGGCGGCCACCGAGTACGGCCGCCGAATCGCCTTTCGTTTCGCCGGCGAATTGGCGCGTGAGTCGCTGGTGGTGATTTCCGGCGCTGCCTACGGCATTGATGCCGCAGCCCATCGCGGGGCCCTGGACGCGGGCGGGAAGACGATCGCCGTGCTCGGTTGCGGCCTTGATGTGGCCTATCCCAAACCCCATGCCCCGCTGTTGGCAGAGATCGGCGAAAAGGGGCTGCTCCTCTCTGAATACCCCCTGGGCACCAAGCCCGATGCCTATCGATTTCCTGCGCGAAATCGTCTTATCAGCGGTATGGCCAGGGGCATCGTCGTGGTCGAGGCCACGGAAAAATCAGGTTCGCTGATCACCGCGGCTCTGGCCCTGGATCAGGGGCGTGAGGTCATGGCCGTGCCTGGTCGTGTCGATTCCCTCAAAAGTGGAGGCAGCCATTGGTTGATTCGCCAGGGCGCCCACCTGGTGCGACAGGTGGACGACATCCTCGAAGCCCTGTGCTGGAGCCGCCAAGAGCTCCCCGCCACCGATTCATCTCCACAGAGGGGCGGCAAGGTCTTGAGCGCGGCAGAAGGCCAGCTCTTGCAGGCCCTGGATGTTTATCCCCTGGATATCGACTCGTTGGCGCGGAAGACCGGCTTGTCGATTGTCGAACTGCATGGTCTGCTGTTGCAGCTTGAACTGCAGGGGGTGGTGCGTCAACTGCCGGGACAGATGTACGAACGGGTGGAGCAAAGCTGAGGGGGCTCTCCCGCAACGCGCTTTTGCACACAGGCGTTTTGCGTGTTGTCGCGTTTTTTGCTATGATGGGCTCTCTAATGCACCTCCGGTCGGGAGGGCTGTTTTAAAGGAGAATACCTATGAAGTCTGTCATGATTGCCCCCTCGATCCTCTCCGCCGATTTTTCCCGGTTGGGCGAGGAGATTAAAGCCGTCGAAGCCGCCGGTGCCGACGTGATCCATATCGATGTCATGGACGGCCATTTCGTCCCCAACATCACCATTGGCCCATTGGTCGTCAAGGCGGCCCGCCAGGTGACCGATCTGCCCCTGGATGTCCATCTGATGATCACCCAGCCCGATCGCTATCTGCAGGATTTCATCGATGCCGGCGCCGATTGGGTCACGGTGCATGTCGAGGCCTGCACCCATCTGCACCGCACCCTTGGCTACATCCGCAGCCAGGGGAAGAAGGCGGGTGCCGTGCTTAATCCAGCCACCTCGCTTTCCACCCTGGAGTATGTCCTGGCCGAGCTCGATCTGGTAATGTTGATGAGCGTGAATCCTGGATTCGGTGGACAGTCCTTTATCGAATCCTCACTGGAAAAAATCAGTAGACTGCGCGCAATGCTCGATCAGGTCAATCCCGAGTCCGGCATCGAGGTCGACGGCGGTATCAGCCCTGCAACTATTGCCCGGGTCGCCAAGGCCGGTGCCAATATCTTCGTGGCCGGATCGGCGGTCTACGGGGCCGCGGATTATCGGGCCGTCATCGCTGAAATGAAACAGCTGGCCACCCCCTAACGTCTTTGTCAACGGAGGGTTGTATGCATCTCAGGGATTTTTCCACCTATAAGGCCGTTGCAAAACTCGCCTCCCTTGCGAGGCAGCCGCACGATCTCACCGGCTCTCAGGGGCTGACGGTGGAGCGCATCAAGAGCTCTATCTGCTCCAATTGCGGATTTGATCTCCTCTATGCCACCCAGCGGGTGAGCGACGAGGTGCTCGATGGGCTGCAGGAACTGGCCGACGAGGCGGGCCTGGTCGATGCCCTGATGGCGATGAAAAAGGGCGAGGTGCTGAACCGGATCGAAGGCTATGCAAGCGAAAACCGGCAGGTGCTGCATACCTCCTGTCGAGATGTCTTTGCAGATCCACCCCTTGCCGAGGAGGCCTCAGCTCAAGCCAAGGCACAGTTGAAGAGGTTGCGGACTTTCCTGGAAGACCTGGACAAGGGCTCCATTGCCAACGCCCAGGGGGAGCCCTTTACCACCATGGTGCAGGTGGGGATAGGCGGATCCGATCTCGGGCCGCGTGCCCTTTCCCTAGCCCTGCAGCCCTTTTGCCGTGAAGGGCGGAGCGCCCGCTTCATTGCCAACGTCGATCCGGACGATGCAGCCGAGGTGCTGCAATCGCTTGATCTTTCCTGTACCCTGTTCAACATCGTCTCCAAGAGCGGGGCCACCCTGGAAACCCTGACCAACGAGCAGTTGGTCAAGCAGGCACTGGTCCGCGCCGGGCTGAATCCTGCCCGTCACATGATTGCGGTCACCGGTGAGGGCAGTCCCATGGACGATGCCAGCCAATACCTGGCCTCCTTTTATATGTTTGACTATATTGGCGGGCGCTATTCGGCCACTTCCATGGTCGGTCTGGTCACCCTGGGCTTTGTCCTCGGCTATGAGGCGGTTCTGGAGATCCTTGCCGGTGCCCACGAGGTGGATCGGGCGGCCGAGGAGCGCAATATCCGCAACAATATCCCCCTGCTGTTGGCACTGTTGGGTGTTTGGAATCGTAACTTTCTGGGCCATGGTACGGTTGCGGTGCTCCCCTATAGCCAGGCCTTGTCGCGCTTTCCGGCCCATCTGCAGCAGTGCGACATGGAAAGCAACGGCAAATCCGTCACCCGCAGCGGCGACCCGGTCCAATGGCAGACCGGCCCCATTGTCTGGGGAGAACCCGGAACCAACGGGCAGCACGCCTTTTATCAGCTTATTCATCAGGGAACGGAAATCGTTCCCGTGGAGTTCATCGGCTTCCGCCGCTCCCAGTATCAGGTCGATCTTGTGGTTGCCGGGACCAGTTCTCAACAAAAACTGCTGGCCAATATGCTGGCCCAGTCCATCGCTTTGGCAGTGGGGCAGGATAATGCCAACCCGGCCCAGCGTTTTCCAGGAAACCGGCCGAACTCAGTTCTGCTGGCCGACCAGCTCACCCCACGAAGCATGGGAGCGCTGCTGGCCATCTACGAACATAAGATTGCCTTCCAGGGATTTTGTTGGAATATCAATTCGTTTGATCAGGAAGGGGTTCAGTTGGGCAAGGTCCTGGCAACCAAGCTGTTGACGTTGATGCAGCAGCCGGCAGCAGAGGGGTCGCCGGGCGCACGGGCATCAACGGTGGAGGCAGCCTTGTTGAAGGGGGCGAAAATAGGCTGAGCTAAAGTACTTTGCGGGGCCATTTCCTTGGTGCAACAATGGCTTATGGTTTTTTGTTGACAAAGACTTTCCGGACGTTTATGCTCGCTTTCTGAATGAGCATTCAATTAAGTATTGTGCGTTCTTGCCTGTATTAACGTGCAATTCTCGTTCGGGCAACCCAAAATGACAGGTAATTTTTCAACCACATAATCTCTAGGAGGAACACTGATGGCAAAGCATGAAACGCCTCTATTGGACGAATTAGAAAAAGGTCCATGGCCGAGTTTCGTCACCGACCTCAAGCAGCAGGCAGAGACCAAGCCTGAGTGCTGGGACATCCTTGGCCAGCTTGAGCTTTCATACAAAGATCGGATTACCCACTGGAAACACGGCGGTATCGTCGGTGTTTTCGGTTATGGCGGTGGTATTGTTGGTCGGTACTCCGACGTGCCTGCACAGTTCCCCGGCGTTGAGCACTTCCACACCGTACGTATTGCCCAGCCCTCCGGTCTCTACTACTCCACCGAGAACCTTCGCGCTCTCATGGATCTGTGGGAGAAATACGGTTCAGGTGTAACCAACATGCACGGTTCCACCGGTGACATGATCTTCCTCGGTACCCGTACCGAGAACCTGGAGCCCCTGTTCTGGGATCTGACCCATGACCTGAATCAGGATCTTGGTGGTTCCGGCTCCAACCTGCGTACCCCGGCCTGCTGTCTGGGCGAGTCCCGCTGCGAGTGGGCCTGCTACGACGCACAGGAAGCATGCAACAGCCTGACCCAGCGTTATCAGGACGAGATCCATCGTCCGGCCTTCCCCTACAAGTTTAAATTCAAATTCTCCGCCTGTCCCAACGACTGCGTTGCCGCCATCGCCCGTTCCGACTTTGCTGTTATCGGTACCTGGAAAGATGACATCCGCATCGATCAGGCCGCTGTTCAGCAGTACATCGCCGGTGCCGAAGGCTACCCGTCCAACGGTGGCGCCCACAAGGGGGGCAACTGGGGTGCATTCGACATCCAGAAAGAGGTTATCGACCTCTGCCCGACCCAGTGTATGTGGATGGAAGGCGGTGAGCTGAAGATCGACAACTCCGAGTGTACCCGTTGTATGCACTGCATCAACGTTATGCCCCGCGCCCTGCGTCCCGGCGTAGAGAAAGGTGCTTCCATCTGCATCGGCGCCAAAGCCCCGATCCTGGATGGTGCCCAGTTCGCGACCTTGGTCATTCCGTTTATCGAAGTCAGCGCAGAGGACGATTTCGAGTCCCTGGTTGATGTGATCGAGAAAGTTTGGGATTGGTGGATGGAAGTTGGTAAGAACCGCGAGCGCGTGGGTGAGACCATGCAGCGTATCGGCCTGCCGACCTTCCTCAGCGTTATGGAAGTTGAGCCCATTCCGCAGCACGTTAAAGAGCCGCGTTCCAACCCCTATGTATTCTGGAAGGAAGAGGAAGTACCCGGTGGCTGGGAGCGTGACGTTGTTGAGTTCAGGAAGAAACACGCAGCCTGATAGCCATCTTCGAATTTACTTTAACGGAATCACTATATAAGGAGATTTTACAATGGGTTACGATCCGAAAAATCCTATGGAAGGTCGGATTACCGACTTGGGACCGCGCTACTACGGCGACTTCCTGCCGCCCGTCATCAAAGAGAACAAGGGAACCTGGCTCTATCATGAGATCCTCGAGCCCGGTGTCCTGGTGCACGTGGCTGAGAGTGGGGCAAAGGTTTTCACCGTTCGTTGCGGTTCCGCCCGTCTGATCACCGTCAATCGTGTACGTATGTACTGCGATATCGCTGACAAGTGCTGTGACGGTTACCTCCGTTTCACCACCCGTAACAACGTCGAGTTCATGGTGGACAGCGAGGAGAAACTGGCTGCGCTGAAAGCTGAGCTCGCCATTCACAAGGCCGAACTGCCCATCGGCGGTACCGGTGCCTGTGTAACCAACATCGTTCACACCCAGGGTTGGGTACACTGCCATACTCCGGCCACCGATGCTTCCGGTCCGGTTAAGGCCGTTATGGATGACCTGTTCGAGTACTTCGGCTCCATGACCCTGCCCGCCCAGGTTCGTATCGCTCTGGCCTGCTGTCTGAACATGTGCGGTGCTGTTCATGCTTCCGACATCGCCATCCTCGGTATCCATCGTAAACCGCCGATGATCGATAACGATCGTATCAGTGGCGTCTGCGAGATCCCGCTGGCTATCTCCGCCTGTCCGTTGGGCGCTGTTAAGCCGACCAAAGCCACCAACTCTGCTGGTGAAGAGGTCAAGTCCGTCAAGGTACAGGCCGAACGTTGTATGTTCTGTGGTAACTGCTACACCATGTGCCCGGCCATGCCGCTGGCTGACCCGGAAGGTGACGGTATTGCCATCCTGGTTGGTGGTAAGGTTTCCAACCGGAAGTCTGCACCGAAATTCTCCAAGCTGATCGTTCCCTTCCTGCCGAACACCACCCCGCGCTGGCCTGAGACCGTCGCCTGTGTTCGTCAGATCCTCGAGGCCTATGCCAAGGATGCCAAGAAATACGAGCGTCTTGGCGAGTGGGCCGAGCGTATCGGTTGGGAGAAATTCTTCGAGAAAACCGGAATCCCCTTCACCGAGAAATCCATCGACGACTATCGTCTGGCGTACGATACCTGGAGGACCACCACCCAGTTCAAATACACCAGTCATACTGCCGCCTACACCAAGTAATTTTTGCCAATCATTGACCGGCCCTGATACTTTCAGGGCCGATCATTTATGTGTTTGAAACACAAGGAGCGCATTATGGCACTGAGCGTAGAAGAATTGAAAGCAGCCATCATCGAAAAGGCTAAAAAGGCACCTAAGCCACAGTTGTACATCAAAGATTTTTATGCGTGCGATCCGGATACAAAGCCGCGTGAAATCAAGAAAGTTGCCAATGCATTGGTCACCGAGGGCGAGCTTATGTTCTGGTCTTCCGGTTCTACCACCATGTATGCACGTCCTGATCGCATTCAGAACGAGGAAAAATAATCTCGATTTTTTTCCCTTAACTGTGCGGTACAAGCAGAGGTTCCAATTGGGCCTCTGCTTTTTTTTTTTGCGGGGAGCCTATGAAGATCTTTGTCGAGCAGACCGAATCAACCAATCTGATTGCCAGGGAAAAAGGGCAAGCGGGCGCGCCGGATGGCACGGTCGTCTGGACGGAGAGCCAGCATTCGGGACGGGGACAGTATGGCCGAGTCTTTGCCTCACCCAAGGGCGGCCTCTATTTCAGCCTGATTCTTCGGCCCCAGTTCGATGCACAGCATGTCCCCCTGATCACCCTGGTCACCGGACTTGCCTGCAGGGATGTCCTCCATGCAACCTACACGGTCGATCTCAAGATTAAATGGCCCAATGATCTCTATCTCAACGGGAAAAAGGTGGGCGGCATTCTCTGCGAGAACTCCTTTGATACGGGCAGCCAACCGCCATGGCCGATGGTGATCGTCGGGGTGGGCATCAATGTCAACAGCCGGCTTGCCGACTTTCCAGCCGAACTGCATCCCATCCTTACCACCCTCCAGGAAGAAACCGGTCAAAGCGTCGAGCTTGAATCCCTGCTCGACCGTTTACGGATAAAAATTTGTGCGTTGGTCGACACCTTGCCGGACAATCGGGAATCTCTTCTCGACCGTTGGCAAAACTATGATTACCTATTGCACAGGCCGGTCAAATACCTCAACGGAGAGCAGGTAATCCTGGGCACAGGCTGTGGTATTGCCGCCGATGGCCGCTATACCCTTCGTGATGCGAGCGGCCTGACACATACCATTATCGGCGGCCAACTGCGTCCGGCAGAGTGAGGTGATCCTTCCGGGTGAACCGCAGCCTGTTCGCCTTGCAAAGAACAAGGAGGAGTCATGCAACCCGATCAGTTCCTCGCCTTTGTCGTCTCGGAAGATGCGTCGCACAACATCCGCCGCAGGATAGAAGTGAAAAGCATAGCGGCTCTCCCGCCCGGTGATGTGGTGGTCAAGGTCGCCTACTCCTCGCTCAACTATAAGGATGCCCTTTCAGCAAACGGCAACCGGGGGGTGACGAAACAGTACCCGCATACCCCGGGGATAGATGCCGCAGGTGTTGTGGTTCACTCCTCGGTGGAACAGTGGCGTGAGGGAGAGGCGGTCATCTGCACCGGCTACGATCTGGGCATGAATACCGATGGTGGTTTTGGCCAATATATTCGTGTGCCGGCGGGGTGGCTTGTGCACAAACCCGTCAACCTCTCATTGCTTGAGGCCATGCAGCTCGGTACGGCAGGCTTTACCGCCGCTTTGTGCACCCTGGGGTTGGAGGCAAACGGCGTCACCCCGCAAAAAGGTCCTATCCTCGTCACCGGTGCGACCGGGGGGGTGGCGACCATTGCCATCATGATCCTGACAAAACTCGGCTATGAGGTGGCAGCGGTTTCAGGAAAAAAGGAAGCCGGCGTCTTTCTCAGGGATCTCGGCGTCGCGGAGGTCATTGATCGGAAAACCTTTCTCGCCGATGGTGATCGTACCCTGCTCCCCGGAAAATGGGCTGGCGTTGTCGACACTGCCGGCGGCACGGTGCTGGCGACCGCCATCAAGGGAACCGGCTTTGACGGTGTGGTCACCAGCTGCGGCAATGCCGCCTCCGGTGATCTCCCGCTCAACGTCTACCCGTTCATTCTTCGTGGGGTCCATCTGTTGGGCATCTATTCGGCAAACTGCCCGATGGAGAAACGGTTGCGGGTCTGGGAGAAGCTCAGTGCCGAATGGAAACTTGATCGTCTGGAGCAACTGTGCCGTGTCGTCACGTTACATGATCTGGACGAGGAAATTACCCAAATGCTGGCCAGCAAAAGCAAAGGCCGCTGTGTTGTTCAATTAGGAGATTGATTGTGAGCAGTGTATTAGCCAAGGAAGTGTTAACCATTGAAGCTGAGGGCATACTGGCCGTTCGGGATAACCTTGGGCCTGAATTTGAGCGTGCCGTCGACCTGATCATGTCCTGTCCGAGCCGTTTGGTGGTCACGGGTATCGGTAAATCAGGCCTCGTGGGGCAAAAAATTTCAGCGACCCTCAATTCAACCGGGACACCTTCCCTCTTCCTCCACCCCGTGGAGGCGATGCATGGGGATCTGGGCATGGTCGCTGTAACCGATGTGGTGCTCGCCATCTCCTATTCCGGCGAGACCTCTGAGCTGAACAGGCTGCTTTCCTCGATCAAGGAGCGCTCCATTCCGATCATTGCCATCTGTGGTCGCAGCGATTCCACCCTGGCCAATCACGCGCAGGTCACCCTGAACGTGGCCATTCCCCGTGAGGCCTGCCCATTGGGGCTCGCACCGACGACTTCGACCACCGCGACCCTGGCCATGGGTGACGCGCTGGCGGTGGCCCTGCTCAATCGCAAACATTTCAAAGCCGAAGATTTTCGCCGCAATCATCCGGGGGGCAGTCTGGGGGCGCGGCTGAAGGTGGCTGTCCGGGAGGTCATGCTCACCGGCGACAACGTACCGCGGGTATCGGATCAGGCCAACATGGCCGAGGCGATCGCCGAACTCAATGAGAAAAGTCTGGGGGCGGTCTTTGTCACTGACGAGCAATGTATCCTCCGGGGGATCGTCACTGACGGTGATGTACGGAGAATGCTGTCCGCCGGGAAGAACTATGTGGACACCCCGCTTACCGAGGCGATGACGAAAAGCCCCCTGGCGATCTCCAGTGATCTGATGGCGGCAGATGCCTTAAGCATCATGCAGCAGCACGAGATCACGGTCCTGGCGGTGATCAGTGAGCAGGGAGGGCTTCTGGGAATATTGCACCTGCACGACCTGCTGGGCAAGGGCGAATTCCGATTTCTGATTTAAGTGCAGAGGCACGCCAACAGGTGGTGGTCGTTACTCCTTGGGGACCGACCACCGACCGGTTGCCGGATCATAGAGGTAGGCCAATTCCAGCTTGGACGAGGATCCCTGGCTTCGCTCCACGCAGGTCAGGGTAAAGAGGCTTTTTGCCCCCACCTTCTTGGTGAAGACGGCCTTGGGCTGCATCAGGGTTGAGCCGCGAAAGGTTGGATAGTTGTTGCGGAAGATGGTTTCGAAGTTTTCTTCCAACCAGTGAATCCGTTCATCCTGGCTCAGAATTTCCTGATGGTCCGCTATTTTTGCCCCCACCTTCTGGCTGATAGTTTTTACTGAGGGGTCGCCCGCAAATTTGCTGTTCTGGATAAAGCGCTGAATCTTTCGGCTCTGGGCAATGACCCCAGCGCTATCCCCATTCCCTTCCGCGACCAATACATTGTCCTGCATCCGGGCGATCTGCACCATGAGCAGGGTCCGGGAAATCTTATCCACCGAGTCCTCGACAAGGCTATCGGTGCTGTCCGGTTCATTTTTCAAGAGCTGCAAGGCGTTGTCGTATTCGATGATCGCCTCATCCCAGTTTTTCCCTTCGTAGGCCTCACGAGCCTTGGAAAGCATGAGATAGAGTCGGGCATTGACCAGAAGCCTGTGGAGGTCGCTGCGTTCTTTCTCGGTGACAACCGTGGGATTGGCATCGATGGTCGACTGGGCCTGTTCCAGAAAGCGAATGGTTTCCTCCCATTGGGCCTGGGTGAAGGCCTTTTTGGATTGATCCAGGTCATGGCGGAAGGTGGCGGCCGTCAAACGATGGGTTATCTCGCTGATCGTGCCGAGCGACTGGATGTTGGAGGAAAGGGACAGCGCCTTGCGATAGGCTTCAGCCGCCTGTTCCCAGTTCTTGTTCTGTTCAGCCCGTTCGGCGATGGAAAGGGTCTGCTGCAATTCCAGGGATTGAATGATCTCCTTGATCGGTTCGTACTGTTTTGTCAGATTGTGATCCTGGGCGAATTGGAGCGCCTGGCGATAGAGGGGCAAGGCCTCGGAAATTTTTTCCTGTTTGGCCAGAGCTTGCCCCTGCTCGGTCAGGACGTTGAGTTCTCTGTGGGCTGCAGCCCTATCCGCAGGCATGTATTCCCCCTCAAAGAGAATCCGGCCCTTGAGGCCCTCCTGCAACTCAGGAGAGGAGAGCAGGCTCTGAATCCCCTGCTCATAGGCGCTTTTGCGAAAGCGGAGAATGGTGAGGTTGGAAAGCGACTGATTGGCTGATTCAAGGGCATCCTGGGCCGCATCGAACTGTTTCTTATCCAGCAGCAGTTGCCCCTTGAGCAGGTTGGCCTGAGATTGGCTCAGGGTGTTCTGGTCCTTGAAATAGAGGGATATGGTGCCGACACAGAGCCCGAGAAAAAGCATGGCAAAGAGAATCGGTTTCAGCGGTATGCCGCCGCCCAATTTGACACTGGATTTCCCCTTTTTCCGGGGCTTGTCCAG
Coding sequences within it:
- the rpe gene encoding ribulose-phosphate 3-epimerase — protein: MKSVMIAPSILSADFSRLGEEIKAVEAAGADVIHIDVMDGHFVPNITIGPLVVKAARQVTDLPLDVHLMITQPDRYLQDFIDAGADWVTVHVEACTHLHRTLGYIRSQGKKAGAVLNPATSLSTLEYVLAELDLVMLMSVNPGFGGQSFIESSLEKISRLRAMLDQVNPESGIEVDGGISPATIARVAKAGANIFVAGSAVYGAADYRAVIAEMKQLATP
- the dsrA gene encoding dissimilatory-type sulfite reductase subunit alpha codes for the protein MAKHETPLLDELEKGPWPSFVTDLKQQAETKPECWDILGQLELSYKDRITHWKHGGIVGVFGYGGGIVGRYSDVPAQFPGVEHFHTVRIAQPSGLYYSTENLRALMDLWEKYGSGVTNMHGSTGDMIFLGTRTENLEPLFWDLTHDLNQDLGGSGSNLRTPACCLGESRCEWACYDAQEACNSLTQRYQDEIHRPAFPYKFKFKFSACPNDCVAAIARSDFAVIGTWKDDIRIDQAAVQQYIAGAEGYPSNGGAHKGGNWGAFDIQKEVIDLCPTQCMWMEGGELKIDNSECTRCMHCINVMPRALRPGVEKGASICIGAKAPILDGAQFATLVIPFIEVSAEDDFESLVDVIEKVWDWWMEVGKNRERVGETMQRIGLPTFLSVMEVEPIPQHVKEPRSNPYVFWKEEEVPGGWERDVVEFRKKHAA
- a CDS encoding sigma-70 family RNA polymerase sigma factor → MGSEHEFVEDDLEQEVCASPTRSSWNREATEGEDDWAVRNGIERRSPLDRRIGDDRRTTDRRGLGSSIDPMNIYLREMGNQRLLSHEEEIELARMIEEGETRIQSAVLRLTLGITALNDLAESLLRGNLRINSVIRGLSDNDDKELKEVRDAFLDQVEKANELDAKRRELFLLLKKSGDDRVRQTELVTEILAVGDAISRLFLDYRMCSKGILSVADAVKELAQKFNKVRVVARQQALLDAARRHQQNGAESEINPVEIERRVTLELAETIGLSWPAFIEVQEEIEIGREMAKQAKETLVRANLRLVISVSKKFMNRGMQLPDLIQEGNIGLMKAVEKYDYKRGYKFSTYATWWIRQAVTRGIADQGRTIRLPVHMIETINRMLRFSKDFQRLESREPTPEEMAKQLGTDVEKVQVALKTAKDAISLDAPVNDEEDTLLSDFIEDHAHPDPQDNSITESLKRCLCKVMGSLTPREEKVLRMRYGIEIGCDHTLEEVGQCFSVTRERIRQIEAQALKKLRHPARSQDLQSFIQD
- a CDS encoding glucose-6-phosphate isomerase produces the protein MHLRDFSTYKAVAKLASLARQPHDLTGSQGLTVERIKSSICSNCGFDLLYATQRVSDEVLDGLQELADEAGLVDALMAMKKGEVLNRIEGYASENRQVLHTSCRDVFADPPLAEEASAQAKAQLKRLRTFLEDLDKGSIANAQGEPFTTMVQVGIGGSDLGPRALSLALQPFCREGRSARFIANVDPDDAAEVLQSLDLSCTLFNIVSKSGATLETLTNEQLVKQALVRAGLNPARHMIAVTGEGSPMDDASQYLASFYMFDYIGGRYSATSMVGLVTLGFVLGYEAVLEILAGAHEVDRAAEERNIRNNIPLLLALLGVWNRNFLGHGTVAVLPYSQALSRFPAHLQQCDMESNGKSVTRSGDPVQWQTGPIVWGEPGTNGQHAFYQLIHQGTEIVPVEFIGFRRSQYQVDLVVAGTSSQQKLLANMLAQSIALAVGQDNANPAQRFPGNRPNSVLLADQLTPRSMGALLAIYEHKIAFQGFCWNINSFDQEGVQLGKVLATKLLTLMQQPAAEGSPGARASTVEAALLKGAKIG
- the dprA gene encoding DNA-processing protein DprA, with the protein product MPVHPEAVHWLALSLLPGLGSTLVHRLVEHCGSASLVARRQWGTLPLPAGIGPRLQALLVDPNQLRDAYHRADEALRRLQHAGCTLLCPESPEFPSSLRTIPDPPAVLYCRGDLSLLSSAAVALIGSRAATEYGRRIAFRFAGELARESLVVISGAAYGIDAAAHRGALDAGGKTIAVLGCGLDVAYPKPHAPLLAEIGEKGLLLSEYPLGTKPDAYRFPARNRLISGMARGIVVVEATEKSGSLITAALALDQGREVMAVPGRVDSLKSGGSHWLIRQGAHLVRQVDDILEALCWSRQELPATDSSPQRGGKVLSAAEGQLLQALDVYPLDIDSLARKTGLSIVELHGLLLQLELQGVVRQLPGQMYERVEQS